In the genome of Variibacter gotjawalensis, one region contains:
- a CDS encoding CoA transferase subunit A: MITSVEKLAGLVTSGAKIALPVDYAGVSMAMTRPLIARGLRDLHLVCVPTGGIQPDMFIGAGMVKTIETSAMTLGEAGGAPCFGRAVQQGSVKLMDATCPAVHAGFLASQKGAPFAVMRGLIGTDLLANRPDWKIIDNPFSEDKDPIVAIPAIRPDFAIFHAPLADRFGNVWIGRRRELGAMAYASATTLVTVERVVDDNLLSDEKMAAGVLPALYIEAVAEAKFGAKPYGLWGEYAPDTAEIMRYAGEARTPEGFAAYLAASDRKLETVA, encoded by the coding sequence ATGATCACCTCCGTCGAAAAACTGGCCGGGCTTGTTACGTCCGGCGCAAAGATCGCCCTGCCGGTCGACTATGCGGGCGTCTCGATGGCGATGACGCGACCGCTGATCGCGCGCGGCTTGCGCGACCTCCATCTCGTCTGCGTCCCGACCGGCGGCATCCAGCCCGATATGTTCATCGGCGCCGGCATGGTGAAGACGATCGAGACCAGCGCGATGACGCTCGGCGAAGCCGGCGGCGCGCCCTGCTTCGGCCGCGCCGTTCAGCAAGGCAGCGTGAAGCTGATGGATGCGACCTGCCCGGCCGTGCATGCGGGCTTCCTCGCGTCACAGAAGGGCGCGCCCTTCGCCGTGATGCGCGGGCTGATCGGCACGGACCTCCTCGCTAATCGCCCGGATTGGAAGATCATCGACAATCCGTTCTCCGAAGACAAAGACCCGATCGTCGCGATCCCGGCGATCCGCCCGGATTTCGCGATATTCCATGCGCCGCTCGCCGACCGCTTCGGCAACGTGTGGATCGGCCGCCGCCGCGAGCTCGGCGCGATGGCGTATGCGTCCGCGACGACGCTCGTCACTGTCGAGCGCGTCGTCGACGACAATCTGTTGAGCGACGAGAAGATGGCGGCGGGTGTGCTGCCGGCGCTTTACATCGAAGCCGTCGCGGAAGCGAAATTCGGCGCCAAGCCTTACGGGCTGTGGGGCGAATATGCGCCGGACACCGCCGAGATCATGCGTTACGCGGGTGAAGCGCGGACGCCGGAAGGTTTCGCGGCCTATCTCGCCGCGAGCGACCGCAAGCTGGAGACCGTGGCGTGA
- a CDS encoding Bug family tripartite tricarboxylate transporter substrate binding protein yields MRSRILLLAAALSAFAGAAAAQEFPTRVVKLIVPQAPGGTTDVLGRALATKLSEKWKQPVVIENVTGGSGAVGSRQISVASPDGYALLFTYEGSQAINPHVIANQGFDAVKDFTPIATVARAGFMVIASNKLPVKDFAGFIALAREKPDELTYGSSGPGSANHLIGEMIKSAAGVRIRHVPYRGAAQSLTGVMTGEIDSAMQSVPSMAGQIDAGAIKPLAVTSAQRSTAAPNVPTIAESGVPGFEVTPWWGVLGPPNMDSALVKKIGADLNEIINSADLKDTFRKQGAETFQTTQPEFAKLLAADVEKWGKIVSQIQLK; encoded by the coding sequence ATGCGCTCCCGCATTCTGCTTCTTGCGGCTGCCCTTTCGGCCTTCGCCGGCGCCGCCGCCGCGCAGGAATTCCCCACACGCGTCGTGAAACTAATCGTGCCGCAGGCTCCGGGCGGGACCACCGACGTGCTCGGCCGCGCCCTCGCGACCAAGCTGTCGGAGAAGTGGAAGCAGCCGGTGGTGATCGAGAATGTCACGGGCGGTTCCGGCGCGGTCGGTTCGCGCCAGATCTCGGTCGCGTCGCCGGACGGCTATGCGCTGCTATTTACCTACGAGGGATCGCAGGCGATCAACCCGCACGTCATCGCCAATCAAGGCTTCGACGCCGTGAAGGATTTCACGCCGATCGCGACTGTGGCGCGCGCCGGCTTCATGGTGATCGCGAGCAACAAATTGCCGGTGAAGGATTTCGCAGGGTTCATCGCGCTTGCGCGCGAGAAGCCGGATGAGTTGACGTACGGCAGCTCCGGCCCGGGTTCGGCCAATCATCTCATCGGTGAGATGATCAAAAGCGCGGCCGGCGTGCGCATCCGCCACGTGCCGTATCGTGGCGCGGCGCAATCGCTCACCGGCGTGATGACCGGAGAGATCGATAGTGCGATGCAGTCGGTGCCGTCGATGGCGGGACAGATTGATGCCGGCGCGATCAAGCCGCTCGCGGTGACGAGCGCGCAGCGTTCGACAGCGGCGCCGAATGTGCCGACCATCGCTGAGTCAGGCGTTCCGGGCTTCGAAGTGACGCCGTGGTGGGGTGTGCTTGGGCCGCCGAATATGGACTCGGCGCTGGTGAAGAAGATCGGCGCCGATCTCAATGAGATCATCAATTCGGCAGATCTGAAGGACACGTTCCGTAAGCAGGGCGCCGAGACGTTTCAGACGACGCAGCCGGAATTCGCGAAGCTGCTCGCCGCGGACGTCGAGAAGTGGGGCAAGATCGTTTCGCAGATTCAGTTGAAGTAG